A stretch of Coccidioides posadasii str. Silveira chromosome 2, complete sequence DNA encodes these proteins:
- a CDS encoding uncharacterized protein (EggNog:ENOG410PIEZ~COG:U~TransMembrane:1 (o607-627i)~BUSCO:3088at33183) yields MAPHPGLEADHIKEKSKKDLLDLLEAVRGKKNLVISKALAGPVGVFVKFSVLQEYGVDRVFLLEHENVDSSQRNIIFLVNAEKPSYVQFVSAQIRKLQRNDTVEHEFSIFWVPRRTLVSDRILEEEGIIGDVNIAELPLYFFPLENDLLSLELPESFSDLYLHRNPGAINLSAKALMQFQRRHGLFPRIVGKGDNARKLADQLLRMRKELDAEESSGLVDGLGRGLMVSSTMENLIIIDREVDFATVLMTQLTYEGLVDEFFGISNNQTEVDSTIIGVGPPGQASQGSASGASSAPKQSLKRKIQVDSSDPLFSQLRDANFAIVGGLLHKVARRLESDYESRHGAKTTSELREFVNKLPAYQAEHTSLKIHTNLAEEIMRQTRSDVFRRILEVQQNIAAGADPATQHDLIEELIARDVPIASVLRLLCVESCVCGGFRPRDLDNFKRQILQAYGYQHLLTLDALEKMELLQSRSSATAMILPTGGGGGGASGLKTNYNYLRKALRLIVDEVDEQNPDDIAYVYSGYAPLSIRLIQCILQKSHILSLTKNLPAPAAAASGGTPSPGWLGFEDIVKSARGSTFNIVQKAEEKVTRAKQTLTGAGGIKTAFIFFLGGITFTEIAALRFIAQQEAARRRIMICTTGILNGTKMMEAAIEKS; encoded by the exons ATGGCTCCTCATCCGGGTCTTGAAGCCGATCACATCAAGGAGAAATCCAAGAAAGACCTTCTTGATCTCCTTGAAGCT GTAAGGGGCAAAAAGAACCTTGTAATCAGCAAGGCTCTTGCTGGTCCTGTTGGAGTGTTTGTCAAATTTTCTGTCCTCCAGGAGTACGGAGTTGACCGTGTATTCCTACTGGAACACGAAAACGTTGATTCATCTCAGCGGAATATTATTTTTCTAGTCAATGCGGAGAAGCCGAGCTACGTACAATTTGTTTCTG CTCAGATTCGGAAACTTCAGCGGAATGACACTGTCGAACACGAATTCTCGATATTCTGGGTGCCACGCAGGACCCTTGTTTCCGATCGGATccttgaagaagaaggcaTCATTGGAGATGTAAACATTGCCGAACTCCCCTTGTACTTTTTTCCCCTTGAGAATGATCTACTTTCTCTAGAGCTCCCAGAATCCTTTAGTGATTTATATTTG CATCGAAATCCTGGCGCAATAAATCTTTCAGCAAAGGCGTTGATGCAATTCCAGAGGAGACATGGCCTGTTTCCACGTATTGTTGGAAAAGGTGATAATGCGAGAAAGCTAGCAGATCAATTACTGCGCATGAGAAAGGAACTAGACGCAGAAGAGTCATCAGGTCTAGTGGATGGGCTCGGAAGAGGACTCATGGTCAGCTCTACGATGGAAAATTTGATCATCATCGACCGTGAAGTGGACTTTGCAACAGTATTAATGACACAGCTGACATACGAGGGCCTCGTGGACGAATTTTTCGGGATTAGCAATAATCAAACTGAAGTCGATTCGACGATAATTGGTGTGGGTCCTCCGGGCCAGGCATCGCAAGGTTCAGCTTCAGGTGCATCGTCAGCTCCAAAGCAGTCGCTGAAACGCAAAATCCAGGTAGATTCGTCCGACCCACTTTTCAGCCAACTTCGCGATGCCAACTTTGCCATTGTTGGCGGCCTTCTGCATAAAGTTGCAAGGCGTCTGGAAAGCGACTATGAGAGCCGGCATGGCGCCAAAACAACATCGGAGTTGCGAGAATTCGTCAACAAACTTCCAGCTTACCAGGCCGAACACACAAGCTTGAAAATTCATACAAATCTCGCGGAAGAGATTATGCGCCAAACTCGCTCTGATGTCTTTCGGCGAATCCTTGAAGTCCAGCAGAATATAGCAGCTGGTGCAGATCCCGCTACTCAGCATGATCTAATTGAAGAGCTAATTGCTAGGGACGTCCCCATCGCGTCCGTCCTACGACTGTTATGCGTTGAGTCATGCGTTTGTGGGGGTTTTCGTCCCCGCGATCTTGATAAtttcaaaagacaaattCTTCAAGCTTACGGGTACCAACATTTGTTGACACTTGACGCTCTTGAAAAGATGGAGCTACTTCAATCACGGTCTTCAGCCACAGCCATGATTCTACCTAccggcggcggcggtggtggaGCATCCGGCCTGAAAACAAACTACAATTATCTACGTAAAGCGCTTCGACTCATTGTCGATGAAGTCGATGAGCAAAACCCGGATGACATAGCATACGTATACAGCGGATATGCGCCGTTAAGTATCCGCCTGATTCAGTGTATCTTACAAAAGTCTCATATACTCTCCCTCACGAAAAATCTTCCCGCGCCGGCAGCGGCTGCATCGGGTGGCACACCATCTCCGGGCTGGTTAGGGTTCGAAGACATTGTGAAGAGTGCTCGTGGATCTACATTTAATATCGTCCAAAAAGCAGAGGAGAAGGTCACTCGTGCGAAACAAACATTAACGGGAGCTGGAGGTATCAAGACGGctttcattttcttcttgggTGGAATTACCTTTACGGAGATCGCTGCTCTACGATTCATTGCCCAACAGGAAGCAGCCAGAAGACGCATAATGATATGTACGACGGGAATTCTCAATGGGACCAAGATGATGGAGGCTGCGATAGAAAAGTCGTAA
- the SEC9 gene encoding Protein transport protein S9 plasma membrane t-SNARE (EggNog:ENOG410QE0D~COG:U~BUSCO:11175at33183), protein MRKLGFGKKGEDGDDDNRRALFGSRSKAKSPAPQSNPYAQTPGYSDPYTEAKSKLYGNPQSQPSDNGQSGGPKRDYGGVNQPPNQMGGGYGPGKQSVQGGYGRDRYGGSDNTGGGSRYGPGGYGGLGNADPNAGDDNRNALFGDARQRFQERQQQQDNTRPPPYSAHAGAENESGAPGTTSGGYGAYQDRQLTAEEEEEEDVQAIKQEIRFMKQQDVSSTRNALRVAAEAEETGRSTLARLGAQGERIHNTEKNLDLAANQNRIADEKSRELKKLNKSMFAMHVSNPFTSAERRRARDEAIISRHRDERFQREETRLAAFRTEQRLGQTFKEMEKQGHSATSKTKTNLAERSKYQFEQDSEDDEMENEIDSNLDALHGAAVRLNGLARATGRELEEQNKRLDVIMGKSDSVDDQIHMNRARLDRIR, encoded by the exons ATGAGAAAGTTGGGCTTCGGTAAAAAAGGCGAAGACGGAGACGATGACAATAGAAGAGCCCTTTTTGGCTCAAGGTCAAAGGCGAAAAGCCCAGCTCCCCAGTCAAACCCCTATGCCCAAACCCCCGGATATTCCGACCCCTATACGGAGGCAAAATCAAAGCTCTATGGCAATCCCCAATCTCAGCCCAGTGATAACGGACAATCTGGAGGGCCAAAACGTGATTACGGCGGTGTAAACCAGCCCCCGAATCAAATGGGAGGTGGTTATGGTCCAGGGAAACAGAGCGTCCAAGGAGGGTACGGGAGAGACAGATATGGAGGCAGCGATAATACAGGCGGAGGTTCTAGATACGGCCCTGGAGGCTATGGTGGCCTTGGAAATGCGGACCCTAATGCCGGAGACGATAATAGAAATGCCCTGTTCGGAGATGCTCGCCAGCGATTCCAGGAAcgacaacagcagcaggaCAATACCCGTCCTCCCCCATATAGCGCTCATGCTGGAGCTGAGAACGAGAGCGGTGCTCCCGGCACTACATCTGGAGGCTACGGTGCTTATCAAGACAGACAACTCACGgccgaagaggaagaagaagaggacgtCCAGGCCATAAAACAAGAAATTCGCTTTATGAAACAGCAAGATGTCTCCTCTACTCGCAACGCTCTCCGTGTGGCTGCGGAAGCCGAAGAAACTGGTCGCAGTACTCTTGCTCGTCTAGGTGCTCAAGGTGAACGAATCCACAACACCGAAAAAAATCTCGATCTTGCAGCAAACCAGAACCGGATCGCCGATGAAAAATCTCGTGAGCTCAAGAAACTCAACAAGAGCATGTTTGCTATGCATGTTTCGAACCCGTTCACAAGCGCAGAGCGTCGCAGGGCTCGCGATGAAGCGATCATTAGTCGCCACCGGGACGAGCGATTCCAACGAGAAGAAACGCGGCTAGCTGCATTCCGAACGGAGCAGCGTTTGGGTCAGACTTTCAAGGAGATGGAGAAGCAGGGCCATTCCGCGACGTCAAAGACGAAAACTAATCTTGCGGAACGCTCAAAATACCAGTTTGAGCAAGACAGTGAAGATGACGAGATGGAGAACGAGATCGACTCTAATCTTGATGCTCTTCATGGTGCTGCAGTGAGACTGAATGGTCTCGCCAGAGCTACTGGGAGAGAACTTGAGGAGCAGAACAAACGCTTGGATGTTATTATGGGCAAG AGTGACTCTGTGGACGACCAAATCCATATGAACCGCGCCCGGCTGGACCGGATTCGTTAA
- a CDS encoding uncharacterized protein (EggNog:ENOG410PKEF~COG:S~TransMembrane:1 (i222-243o)): MDPSQRPRKRARMACTWCHERKVRCDVSIHGNPCTNCRLDGHECAIRASSGRGRGVKIPPRADTALPNALVHKPNSNAGLQPAQKIIQIPDISRFAGPARQNQFGPNLWEAREIPFETFATLEAQIPKFILPTAIDAPRHNSNVVFSFYRFLELSDLPTLPAEDVRYLELKGSLHVPASPILDEFVRQYFLHVHPCLPVIHEGDFWRSYYNRPGHSRKPHTISLFVFQAMLFASCAFVPFQVINAAGFPDTRTARNILYDRAKLLYNLNAEHNVLYKAQGSVLLTYQSSSVNRHAGSLWLTSAIQNALLLEAHNYHKLNHDDPLRNTKKRLWWSILLRDRILPLGLRRHLQIAPPNFDLSLDCMDERDMQEEMYCSEVYNVETKRHLAKVLNLQCQLAMVLTDVVATVYTANGFTQPPPMTETELEASVADVVGFRENLAHWARDAKAAFAPFHGQKKPHESVILYSELTNMYYHAARVALCHYEALLLEANSDLVLDSYENRLQALRDDLESSALGITKSVKRLLAHGVACHLPISAIAYTALPLVLNALDVKLSGSASQSATRKRRLRYYAEVMQLYRSRYDGTDDVAVYIREILQFAEAQNLSILEKPLEGDDPNVGQETRGWAEVFIRQPRFYLRLSLTLDYALARGRYPQDSDLPILVRELPVKAITHSTYPDKTLSQEMAAHTPKEDPGEQKQNNDQPLSSTDSTSPKVNTDDSAVIDTLTKAEMPSTQATSPSWGPEQFGSTNEAQEKRESSPIQPHDSQQPSSPPHYQDVQDINIDFLDLGCMQSMEDMNFPDEIDTSTDIDWANTMLDEILNAIPA, encoded by the exons ATGGACCCTTCACAGAGGCCCCGAAAGCGGGCGCGTATGGCGTGTACATGGTGCCATGAGCGCAAGGTCCGCTGCGATGTTTCGATTCACGGGAATCCATGTACAAATTGTCGCCTTGATGGCCATGAGTGTGCTATTCGTGCAAGTTCAGGCAGGGG GCGTGGAGTAAAAATACCCCCGAGAGCCGATACAGCCTTACCCAATGCCCTAGTTCATAAACCGAATAGTAACGCAGGTCTACAACCGGCGCAAAAGATAATTCAAATTCCAGACATATCTCGGTTCGCGGGTCCAGCACGGCAAAATCAATTCGGTCCTAATTTGTGGGAAGCGC GGGAAATTCCCTTTGAAACCTTCGCTACTCTCGAGGCTCAGATTCCTAAATTTATACTTCCAACCGCAATTGATGCTCCACGTCATAACTCAAACGTTGTTTTTTCATTTTACCGCTTCTTGGAGCTGAGTGATCTCCCAACGCTGCCGGCCGAAGATGTCAGATATTTAGAACTGAAGGGTTCTCTACATGTCCCCGCGTCTCCGATATTAGATGAGTTTGTCCGGCAATACTTTCTGCACGTGCACCCATGCCTCCCGGTGATCCACGAGGGGGACTTTTGGAGGTCTTACTATAACCGACCTGGCCACTCGCGAAAGCCTCATACCATATCGCTATTTGTGTTCCAAGCGATGTTATTTGCGAGTTGTGCG TTTGTTCCGTTTCAAGTTATCAATGCAGCCGGATTCCCGGATACTCGCACTGCGAGAAATATATTATATGACCGCGCAAAG TTGCTTTATAATCTCAATGCTGAGCATAATGTGTTATACAAGGCGCAAGGCTCTGTGTTACTCACTTATCAAAGTTCATCGGTGAATCGCCATGCGGGTAGCTTGTGGCTCACTAGTGCAATTCAAAACGCGCTGCTTTTGGAAGCACACAATTACCACAAACTGAATCACGATGATCCGCTCCGCAATACGAAGAAGAGGCTATGGTGGTCCATTCTGCTGCGTGACAGAATCCTGCCTCTAGGGCTGCGTCGGCATCTCCAGATAGCTCCACCTAATTTTGACTTGTCACTAGACTGTATGGATGAGCGAGATATGCAGGAGGAGATGTACTGCTCCGAGGTCTACAACGTTGAAACGAAACGCCATCTTGCAAAAGTCTTGAACCTACAGTGCCAACTCGCAATGGTCCTCACAGACGTAGTGGCAACTGTTTACACCGCAAACGGCTTTACGCAGCCGCCGCCCATGACAGAGACAGAACTTGAAGCCAGTGTTGCTGATGTTGTCGGATTTAGAGAAAATTTAGCACACTGGGCTCGAGACGCCAAAGCGGCATTTGCCCCCTTCCATGGCCAAAAAAAACCACACGAGTCTGTCATACTTTATTCCGAGTTAACGAATATGTACTATCA TGCCGCGCGTGTTGCTTTATGCCATTATGAAGCATTGCTACTCGAAGCCAATTCAGATTTGGTACTGGACTCGTATGAGAATCGCCTTCAAGCTCTTAGGGATGACTTGGAGAGCTCAGCCTTGGGCATAACCAAATCCGTGAAACGGCTGCTAGCCCACGGCGTGGCATGCCATCTTCCTATCAGCGC CATTGCTTATACGGCTTTACCTCTTGTTTTAAATGCACTTGACGTGAAACTTTCGGGATCTGCATCGCAGTCCGCCACGAGGAAACGACGATTACGATACTACGCGGAAGTCATGCAATTGTATCGAAGTCGATACGATGGAACCGACGATGTTGCGGTGTACATACGCGAGATTCTCCAGTTTGCGGAGGCTCAGAATCTCTCCATTCTTGAAAAACCGTTGGAAG GTGACGACCCGAACGTTGGTCAAGAAACAAGGGGTTGGGCAGAAGTATTTATTCGACAGCCGCGATTCTATTTGCGCCTGTCCCTTACTCTTGATTACGCCCTTGCACGGGGCAGATATCCACAGGACAGCGACCTCCCAATCCTTGTCCGAGAATTACCAGTGAAAGCTATTACACACTCCACTTATCCAGACAAGACACTAAGCCAGGAGATGGCCGCCCATACTCCAAAGGAAGACCCAGGAGAACAGAAGCAGAACAATGATCAGCCACTGTCCTCTACAGACTCGACTTCACCTAAGGTCAACACTGACGATAGCGCCGTGATTGATACTCTGACAAAGGCGGAGATGCCGTCCACTCAAGCTACGTCACCGTCCTGGGGCCCTGAGCAGTTTGGTTCAACCAATGAAGCTCAAGAGAAGCGTGAATCGTCTCCCATACAGCCGCATGATTCACAGCAACCGTCCTCACCTCCACACTACCAGGACGTACAGGACATTAACATTGACTTTTTGGATCTTGGTTGTATGCAAAGTATGGAAGATATGAATTTTCCAGATGAGATAGATACGAGCACCGATATTGATTGGGCCAATACCATGCTGGATGAGATACTAAACGCGATTCCGGCATAG
- a CDS encoding uncharacterized protein (EggNog:ENOG410PN3T~COG:K~BUSCO:11616at33183), protein MTMVMESGSRQYGGLSYDSVYQNHSRANPPHFGEGWPPHSTSHPPSSVYQPAVAANPVGMKREDASRPPAIPVSYANGQVSAPAMVHGGNYNSVGYGGSELVVLPTELPRTTFEQSQPCTTAPQMASFTPANYSSLEYAQSLHMHQQQQQQQHQHQPPHHQHPPPPHHATHLEARSVHQGNETSPHATQPPQVTFSDALDASRGMVALSQDLTPRAIYGPRSSRGSVDSYGFPSTHSSASSISSANNYPYYSASVVSVDSSVTDYSSTTSDSYDGLSRTLPRPSGLLAGALPPQSMMGQFSSKVPSNTQKKHKCKVCDKRFTRPSSLQTHMYSHTGEKPYACEVEGCGRHFSVVSNLRRHKKVHKNDKESGSPEEEA, encoded by the exons ATGACGATGGTTATGGAGAGTGGAAGTCGCCAGTATGGCGGGCTCAGCTACGATAGTGTCTACCAGAATCATAGCCGCGCCAACCCACCACACTTTGGTGAAGGATGGCCTCCACACAGCACCTCGCACCCGCCAAGTTCCGTGTATCAGCCTGCTGTGGCGGCCAATCCAGTGGGCATGAAACGGGAGGACGCTTCAAGGCCTCCGGCGATTCCTGTCTCCTATGCAAACGGGCAGGTCTCTGCGCCGGCAATGGTTCACGGCGGAAACTACAATAGTGTGGGATATGGTGGCTCGGAACTCGTCGTACTACCCACAGAGCTTCCCCGGACCACCTTCGAGCAGTCACAGCCCTGCACGACTGCACCGCAGATGGCATCTTTCACACCTGCAAACTATTCGTCCCTGGAATACGCGCAGTCGCTGCATAtgcaccagcagcagcaacaacaacagcaccaaCATCAACCTCCCCACCACCAGCATCCGCCACCACCGCACCATGCAACGCACTTGGAGGCGCGGAGTGTGCATCAAGG GAACGAGACTTCTCCGCATGCGACACAGCCACCGCAAGTGACCTTCAGCGATGCCCTTGATGCGAGTCGAGGCATGGTTGCTTTGAGCCAGGACCTCACGCCTCGCGCTATCTATGGTCCTCGCAGCTCTCGTGGCTCCGTGGACTCATACGGCTTTCCATCAACACATTCATCTGCGTCATCCATTTCTTCAGCAAACAATTATCCATACTACAGTGCATCTGTTGTTTCCGTGGACTCGTCTGTCACAGATTACAGTTCTACAACTTCGGATTCCTATGACGGACTATCAAGGACGTTGCCCCGACCGTCTGGCcttttggctggtgctcttCCTCCGCAGTCCATGATGGGCCAGTTCAGCTCCAAAGTGCCATCAAACACGCAGAAGAAGCACAAATGCAAAGTTTGCGACAAGCGATTCACTCGCCCGTCCTCACTGCAAACGCATATGTACAGTCACACAGGTGAAAAAC CATATGCCTGCGAAGTTGAGGGTTGCGGAAGACATTTTTCAGTTGTATCGAACCTACGACGTCACAAAAAGGTGCACAAAAATGACAAAGAGTCTGGCTCGCCTGAGGAAGAGGCCTGA
- a CDS encoding 60S ribosomal eL30 domain-containing protein (EggNog:ENOG410PXHE~COG:J~BUSCO:16133at33183) → MAGWMTSEQKSFLIGRNLDRGLSQQPTLAKPAIFSIPQPSSGQLLSTNEARGPHLLAQLAFIDSFDKPIYNLFEMAKAKKTGDTLASRLALVMKSGKVTLGTKSTLKTLRSGKAKLILIAANCPPLRKSELEYMAMLAKCPVHHFGGNNIELGTACGKLYRCSVLTILDAGDSDILSREA, encoded by the exons ATGGCGG GCTGGATGACCTCCGAACAGAAATCGTTCCTGATTGGACGAAACCTCGATCGCGGGCTGAGTCAGCAACCCACACTCGCTAAGCCGGCGATCTTTTCAATTCCTCAACCTTCCTCCGGTCAGCTCCTTTCAACGAACGAAGCTCGTGGACCTCATCTTCTCGCCCAGCTAGCTTTCATCGACAGCTTCGACAAGCCAATATACAACTTATTCGAAATGGCCAAGGCAAAGAAGACCGGCGATAC CCTCGCCTCCCGTCTTGCCCTTGTTATGAAATCCGGCAAAG TCACTCTCGGAACTAAGAGCACCCTCAAGACCCTCCGCTCTGGCAAGGCTAAACTGATTCTCATCGCTGCCAACTGCCCTCCTCTCCGCAAGTCCGAGCTCGAATAT ATGGCCATGCTTGCCAAGTGCCCCGTCCACCACTTCGGCGGAAACAAT ATCGAACTTGGAACTGCTTGCGGTAAACTCTACCGTTGCTCCGTCTTG ACCATCCTCGATGCCGGTGACAGTGATATCTTGAGCCGTGAGGCATAA